The sequence aagtattcagacccctcaactttTCCCACatgtttgttacgttacagccttattctaaaatggattcaataaatcAAAAATCTCGATTtacaaaccaagccatgaggtcaaaggaatcgTCCATAGAGCTCTTAGACAGGAttgtagaggcacagatctggggaagggtacaaagaAAAGACAATTCTGCAGCTTTTAAGGCCtttatcattcttaaatggaaaaagttttgGAACCagcaatactcttcctagagctatcAGCCCGGCCAAACTGACAAGGGCCTAGGTCAGAgaggtggtcactctgacagagctccagagttcctctgtgaagatgggagaaccttccagaaggacaaccatctctgcagcactccactatttaatccatttcagaataaggctgtaacttaacaaaatgttgaaaaagtcaaggggtctgaatactttccgtaggCATTGTATGTCGGTAAATTGGGGATCCTAATTATAAAAAATATAACATTAAAGTAGGCCTCTTCAACAAATAAGTAATTGATCTCTGCAGCTCGTACCGAGCTCAGGAAAACACCATCACAGACCAACATCAGAGACCTTCAGATCAGTGCCACTCAGCTTATACTTAAGACACAGAGTCCCAAAAGCTAGGCCGAGACTAGGCCGAGACTAGGCCGAGGCTAGGCCGAGACTAGGCCCGAGACTGGGCCTACCGAGACTAGGCCGAGACTAGGCCGAGACTAGGCCGAGGCTAGGCCCGAGACTAGGCCTACCGAGACTAGGCCGAGACTCGGCCTACCGAGACTAGGCCATCAATTAACACAGACAAACAAACCAGCACACAGCCAGAGCAGAAAAGGCTGTGGAAACGTAAACAAACAGAGGAACTCAGACAGAATGGGAACAGtagtctcttttcctctctctctctctctctctctctctctctctctctctctctctctctctctctctctctctctctctctctctctctctctctctctctctgtctctctctctctctctctctctctctctctctctctctctctctctctctctctctctctctctctctctctctctctctctctctctctgtctctctctctctctctctctctctctctctgtctctctctctctctctctctcgctctctcgctctctctctctctctctctctctctctctctctgtctctctctctctctctctctctctctctctctctctctctctctctctctctgtctctctcgttctctatctgtctttctctctctctctctctctctctctctctctctctctctctctctctctctctctctctctctctctctctctctctctagaactgAAGATAGTCCGATCATGTCTATTGACTTCAGACGAGATGCCCTACGGCCGTACTTGACAAactgtcccatctctccctgttgTACTGTCTACATGCCATCCTACCACAGAAACCTGCAAGTCACTCAGAGACAAGTCCAAGCTGCTGAAaatacacacagtctgtctgtgATGCTAATTTACTGTTGGCATGATTTTCATTTGTGCAGGTGGTAGACTATCAGTTAAGACCTGCAGGATTTGGGTTGATCTGTTCTTGCTTCTCATCAGATTTTAGCTGCAgggagtgtatgtgtatgtgtatgtgtatgtgtgtgtgtgtgtgtgtgtgtgtgtgtgtgtgtttaaaaggAGTGAGTGTGTACTGGCGGCACACATTCAGAGAAGTAATGCTGTCTTCCTCATACTGTGATGGGAACACGCACACACGCCCatctcacactgacacacacacacacgcccatctcacactgacacacacacacgcccatctcacactgacacacacacacacacccatctcacacacacacacacacacacgcccatctcacactgacacacacacacacacgcccatctcacactgacacacacacacacacacgcccatctcacactgacacacacacacacgcccatctcacactgacacacacacacacgcccatctcacactgacacacacacacacgcccatctcacactgacacacacacacacacacacgcccatctcacactgacacacacacacacacgcccatctcacactgacacacacacacacacgcccatctcacactgacacacactgacacacacacacacgctcatctcacactgacacacacacacacgcccatctcagactgacacacacacacatgcccatctcacactgacacacacacacacacacgcccatctcacactgacacacacacacacgctcatctcacactgacacacacacacgcccatctcacactgacacacacacacacgcccatctcacactgacacacacacacacgctcatctcacactgacacacaaacacacggcaTGGTACAGCACCAGGACAGATGGAGTATGTGATCAGATGTCAGTGAACTCCTGGGCTCGACGGCTCATCCTGTCTTCATCGCGTGGCTTAGTGCTGCTGTCCTCTCCTGACTCTGACTGGCATTAAAACTCACTGGATAAACTGTCCTCTCCTGACTCTGACTGGGATTAAAACTCACTGGATAAACTGTCCTCTCCTGGCTCTGACTGGGATTAAAACTCACTGGATAAACTGTCCTCTCCTGGCTCTGACTGGGATTAAAACTCACTGGATAAACTGTCCTCTCCTGGCTCTGACTGGGATTAAAACTCACTGGATAAACTGTCCTCTCCTGGCTCTGACTGGGATTAAAACTCACTGGATAAACTGTCCTCTCCTGGCTCTGACTGGGATTAAAACTCACTGGATAAACTGTCCTCTCCTGGCTCTGACTGGGATTAAAACTCTCCTGGCTCTGACTGGGATTAAAACTCTCCTGACTCTGACTGGGATTAAAACTCACTGGATAAACTGTCCTCTCCTGGCTCTGACTGGGATTAAAACTGGCTGGATAAACTGTCCTCTCCTGGCTCTGACTGGGATTAAAACTCACTGGATAAACTGTCCTCTCCTGGCTCTGACTGGGATTAAAACTCACTGGATAAACTGTCCTCTCCTGACTCTGACTGGGATTAAAACTCTCCTGGCTCTGACTGGGATTAAAACTCTCCTGGCTCTGACTGGGATTAAAACTCTCCTGGCTCTGACTGGGATTAAAACTCTCCTGACTCTGACTGGGATTAAAACTCTCTGGATAAACTGTCCTCTCCTGGCTCTGACTGGGATTAAAACTCTCCTGGCTCTGACTGGGATTAAAACTCACTGGATAAACTGTCCTCGCCTGGCTCTGACTGGGATTAAAACTCTCCTGGCTCTGACTGGGATTAAAACTCTCCTGACTCTGACTGGGATTAAAACTGGCTGGATAAACTGTCCTCTCCTGACTCTGACTGGGATTAAAACTCTCCTGGCTCTGACTGGGATTAAAACTCTCCTGGCTCTGACTGGGATTAAAACTCTCCTGGCTCTGACTGGGATTAAAACTCACTGGATAAACTGTCCTCGCCTGGCTCTGACGGGGATTAAAACTCACTGGATAAACTGTCCTCGCCTGGCTCTGACGGGGATTAAAACTCACTGGATAAACTGTCCTCGCCTGGCTCTGACTGGGATTAAAACTCACTGGATAAGTGACAACTCTGTtcaaggtccaatgcagccgtttttaccTCAATATCAAATCGTTTTAAACAACCTAAcaaaaaaatagcttcttagcaaagagcagtttctcaagcaagaatgttgctaagactgtctgggagtggtctgagtgggggagggggaaactgaaaactagctgttattggtagagaggtttggaactctcttttcttattggtctataaaCTAAATACCTCACGGTGATGTCACAATGGAAAGGCCAAAATTCCGTCCCactaaaacaggctgaaatttcaggcgatTATCATCATGTTCACAGTATTCATCTAACCTCATAGTGTGgacatatacagtgtgtgtgtgtgtgtgtgtgtgtgtgtgtgtgtgtgtgtgtgtgtatatatatatatatatatatatgaaaatgACGTTTTTGACAGCACTGTGTTTTAACAGGTCCTTCCTCTTCAGTTACTCTATCCGGCCTTTCTTTCACAACACACCAATTATTTAGGGGAACACATGAAAGGAAGATGTTGAACAGAAGAGGACGAGTCCTCTGAGACATTTTAGTTAACAACAGAGGTGCACCATAGTGTGGATGTTGCACCATTGAATTGCACTGAGAGACAGAAATATAATCCTTCCGTGAGATGTCTCGGTAGGGGGGggtctttttttatttatttttattcaattagacctttatttaacgaggcaagtcagttaagaacaaattcttattttcaatgacatcctaggaacagtgggttaactgcctgttgaggggcagaacgacagattgtcgttccttgtcagctcgggggtttgaacttacaaccttccggttactagtccaacgctctaaccactaggccaccctgccgtctTCCATCCTCTCAGAGATAGTACTAGTCCACCAGGCCTCCTCTTCGTCGTCGTGGGTTACGGTGCCCTTGCCAGACGAAGAGACTCAGAGAGCAGTGACCAGCACAGCCTGCTTTCTGTCACCTCCATAGTGAGAAAAAGACTCAAATCACCAAGAATTTCCACTAATCATTTTCAAATGCAATCTCTTTTTGGACctagttgtggtcaatttgcagcaTACAAATTattacccccccccaccccccgacCATTCACCTTCTCCTTCCTTAAGATCAGATTGAACTGAGAAAGATAggcctcctctccccatctcagtGATTtaaattctctctcctctctgtctcctccaggatGTCCTCGACCGGTGGCCGTGGTGCACGGGGAGCTGGTCAACCAGACGGAGGCGAACCGAGGCTCCTTCCCTCCTGGTACCCTGCTGTCCTATGGCTGTGAGCCGGGCTACGCCCCCGATGGACCGGCCTCCATCACCTGTACCACCGCTGGGACATGGACCCGCCTGCCTCTACGCTGTATCAGCACTAATGGTtcgcaacacacacatacacacacacacacacacacacacacacacacacacacacacacacacacacacacacacacacactgtcatacgAACCAACCGGGGGAGCTatatgcaacacacacacacacactgtcatatgAACCAACCGGGGAGCTatacgcaacacacacacactgtcatacgAACCAACCGGGGAGCTatacgcaacacacacacacacactgtcatacgAACCAACCGGGAGCTgtacgcaacacacacacacacacacacacacacacacacacacacacacacacacacacacacacacacaaacacactgtcatACGAACCAACCGGGGGAGCTgtatgcaacacacacacacacacacacaccagtacttGTCCTTCCTTATGCATCTTATTGGCTTTTTCTAATCTGCATTGATTAGAATACTTTTCtcgcctctcctcccctcctctctctcccctcctctctctcccctcctttctcccctcctctctcccctctttctcccctccccctctctctcccctcctttctcccctcctctctctcccctctttctcccctcctttctcccctccccctctcctcccctcctctctctcccctcctctctcccccccccccctcctttctcccctccccctccctcctctctcctctcacctctctctcccctcttttctcccctcccctcccctccacactcccctcctctctctcccctcctctctctcccctcctctctcctctctctcccttctctctctcctctctccctcctctctccctcctctctcctctctcccttctctctctcctccctctctctctgtctcgctcctctcccctcctctctcccctcctctctcccctctccactccctcctctctctccccccagtgtGCCCCCCTCCCACGGAGCCAGAGAACGGAGGGTACAGGTGCCACCCGTCCCCCTGCCACCGCCTCACCCAGAAGACCGTGATAGAGTACTTCTGTGACGAGGGCTACGCTCTGAAGGGGGACCTCAAGTTCCTGACCTGTCAGAATGGGGAGTGGGACGTACCCATGCAGATCACCTGCCGCCTCAGCCCAGGTAAGACCCAGAGTAACCTCCCGTCTCACCTGTTGTATAACAAGCCTTTTACCAGACCACTTTTCTGCCTGGGACACGGATTGACTGGGAGGCCATTATTTTTTTTTGACTATTACATTTCAAACTCAATTGACAAAAGAATCCAAAagtattctgtctctctctctcctcagataaGGAGCCGCGGTCTCCGTTGGCGATGCCGACTCTGTCCATCGTAGCGTCCACAGCCTCCTCTGTGGCCCTCCTGTTGCTGCTGGTGGTGCTGTTTGTTCTGCTGCAGCCCAAACTCAAGTCCTTCCACCACagcaggttacacacacaccttcaatacatttacatgaacacacacacacacacacacacacacaccttcaatacatttacatgaacacacacacacacaccttcaatacatttacatgaacacacacacacacaccttcaatacatttacatgaacacacacacacacaccttcaatacatttacatgaacacacacacacaccttcaatacatttacatgaacacacacacacaccttcaatacatttacatgaacacacacacacacacacaccttcaatacatttacatgaacacacacacacacacacaccttcaatacatttacatgaacacacacacacaccttcaatacatttacatgaacacacacacacacacaccttcaatacatttacatgaacacacacacacacattcaatacatttacatgaacacacacacacacacacaccttcaatacatttacatgaacacacacacacacacacaccttcaatacatttacatgaacacacacacacaccttcaatacatttacatgaacacacacacacacacacaccttcaatacatttacatgaacacacacacaccttcaatacatttacatgaacacacacacacaccttcaatacatttacatgaacacacacacacaccttcaatacatttacatgaacacacacacacaccttcaatacatttacatgaacacacacacacacacacaccttcaatacatttacatgaacacacacacacaccttcaatacatttacatgaacacacacacacacacacacaccttcaatacatttacatgaacacacacacacacacacaccttcaatacatttacatgaacacacacacacaccttcaatacatttacatgaacacacacacacaccttcaatacatttacatgaacacacacacacaccttcaatacatttacatgaacacacacacacacacacaccttcaatacatttacatgaacacacacacaccttcaatacatttacatgaacacacacacacaccttcaatacatttacatgaacacacacacacacacacacacaccttcaatacatttacatgaacacacacacctttacctCTGTGTGTATTTTGCTGCCATGTTGGGCCCATCAGATCCGGTTTGGTGAAGATGAAATGTAACTGGTTTTACAAGTTAACAGCAGATGAAAacagtgtatacaggtgtgtatgttgCTACCAGACTTACTGTCTCTGGTTCTGTGATGTACAacagttaactaacaggtgtgtATGTTGCTACCAGACTTACTGTCTCTGGTTCTGTGATGTACAacagttaactaacaggtgtgtATGTTGCTACCAGACTTACTGTCTCTGGTTCTGTGATGTACAacagttaactaacaggtgtgtATGTTGCTACCAGACTTACTGTCTCTGGTTCTGTGATTTACAacagttaactaacaggtgtgtATGTTGCTACCAGACTTACTGTCTCTGGTTCTGTGATGTACAacagttaactaacaggtgtgtATGTTGCTACCAGACTTACTGTCTCTGGTTCTGTGATGTACAacagttaactaacaggtgtgtATGTTGCTACCAGACTTACTGTCTCTGGTTCTGTGATGTACAacagttaactaacaggtgtgtATGTTGCTACCAGACTTACTGTCTCTGGTTCTGTGATTTACAacagttaactaacaggtgtgtATGTTGCTACCAGACTTACTGTCTCTGGTTCTGTGATGTACAacagttaactaacaggtgtgtATGTTGCTACCAGACTTACTGTCTCTGGTTCTGTGATGTACAacagttaactaacaggtgtgtATGTCGCTCTGTTGATTGTGTTGTCAGGCCTGGGGGGGCTGTGAGGTCTGGGGGGCTGTGAGGCCTGGGGGGCTGTGAGGCCTGGGTGGGCTGTGAGGCCTGGGGGGGGCTGTGAGGCCTGGGGGCTGTGAGGCCTGGGGGGCTGTGAGTTCTGGTTCTGGGGGGCTGTGAGGCCTGGGGGCTGTCAGTCCTGGGGGCTGTAGGGCCTGGGGGGCTGTGAGGCCTGGGGGCTGTGAGGCCTGGGGGCAGTGAGGCCTGGGGGGCTGTGAGGCCTGGGGGGGGCTGTGATGAGATCCAGAAGCACCTCTAGTCTACACAGGGCTCTGTTAGGACAGGAACatcacacagcaccacaccaccagAAATATTGGTTGGCAATATCCtaaatctttctctctccctcttctctctcgtgctctccttcccttctttctatttcattctctcccctcccctcccctcccctctcccctctctctctccccttccctctcccctctttctatcccctccctctctctctctctctctccctctcccctcccctctcccctgtctctctctctcccctcccctctctctctctctctcccctctctctcccctcccctctcccctctctctctccccttccctctcccctctttctctcccctcccctctctcccctcccctctcccctctctctctcccctcccctctctctccctccaggcgTGAGCAGGGTGTCTCAGGCCAGCCAGCCTCTATCGTGGTGGAAGGGGTCCAGGTGGCCCTCCCctcctatgaggaggcagtgtaCGGCAGCGGcgcctctctccccccacctcaaGAATCCCGGGTTCAGATCGTCCTGTCTGAGGGCCCCCAGGGGGCCGAGGGCGGAGCAGAGGGACCGGGTCCCAGCAGTAGGTCCCAGTCCCACCatcacagagacagagcgagagatacagagctgtgcctcccctcctcctcttcctccttcccttcatcctgCCGTCACGCAGAGACAGTACTAGTCCACCAGGCCTCCTCTTCGTCGTCGTGGGTTACGGCACACGGAGGGGGTGCCCTTGCCAGACGTAGAGACTCAGAGAACAGTGACCAGCACAGCCTGCTTTCTGTCACCTCCGTAGACGACTTCTCTGATGGTAGGtggtgccgtgtgtgtgtgtgtgtgtgtgtgtgtgtgtgtgtgtgtgtgtgtgtgtgtgtgtgtgtgtgtgtgtgtgtgtgtgtgtgtgtgtgtgtgtgtgtgtgtgtgtgtgtgtgtgtgtgtgtgtgttcatgtcctcaacTGTTGAAGGCTTAGTGTTTACATGGTTTACCTTTTGTAGTCCTAACTGTCATTCTACCTGCGTTTATACATACTGTTGCCTGATGCTAGGATCTCTAACACTGATCTcgcacctctctctgtctcctctctctctgtctctctgtctcctctctctctgtctcctccctctctctctctgtctcgctcctccctttctctcctctctctgtctcctccctctctctctgtctcctccctctctctctctcgctcctccctctctatgtctcctccctctctctctgtctcgctcctccctctctttctcgctcctccctttctctgtctcgctcctccctctctctcctccctctctctctgtctcctccctctctctttctcctctctctctgtctcctccctctctctctctctctctctccctctctctctcgctcctccctctctatgtctcctccctccctctctctctcgctcctccctctctctctctcgctcctccctctctctgtctcctccctctctctctgtctcgctcctctctctctgtctctctagataTCCCCCTGTTAAAGGAAACCTGAAGCCCCTACAGCTGAGCAGGAAACTAAGGCTTCTACTGGGGCTTTCTAGCTGAACGATACCACCCTACCTTATGTCTGAACCACAGAACTACAGAATTACCCCGCGCAGCAAATACAGGAATCATGTCAAAGAAACTCAACTTCCCTCCCCCTCTACATCTGCAACTTCTCACACGGCGCAAAGACGAGCAGAGTCCACTTCACCCCCATTTATTATCACCCACAGAACTTATACTGGACAAACCATGTCCACTCCCAGTATCCTCTACCCATGTCCTGGCTACCCCTTCTGCAATGATCTCTAAACTACTACCCGTGTGGAGAAGACAAGACTACCCTCTTTCTTTCTTACTGGGAAATGAGCCCTTAATTCCTCCTGTCCCCCTCAGTTTTAGAATggacctccacacacacagacagacagacagacagacagacagacagacagacagacagacagacagacagacagacagacagaccgacagacagacctaGCTGCTTGACCCCAATCATCCACACTTCCCTCTAGGCCTAACTTCCTGACCCCAATCATCCACACTTCCCTCTAGGCCTAGCTGCTTGACCCCAATCATCCACACTTCCCTCTAGGCCTAACTTCCTGACCCCAATCATCCACACTTCCCTCTGGACCTAACTTCCTGACCCCAATCATCCACACTTCCCTCTAGGCCTAGCTACTTGACCCCAATCATCCACACTTCCCTCTAGGCCTAACTTCCTGACCCCAATCATCCACACTTCCCTCTAGGCCTAACTTCCTGACCCCAATCATCCACACTTCCCTCTGGACCTAACTTCCTGACCCCAATCATCCACACTTCCCTCTAGGCCTAACTTCCTGACCCCAATCATCCACACTTCCCTCTGGACCTAACTTCCTGACCCCAATCATCCACACTTCCAAATGCTTTATCTCAAACCACAAGGCTAGTAGCTAACATAATAATGTTTTTATCACTGCTGATGATGAAGATTACTGTGGATACAGACTTGTGCATCTCCCTACTCTTAATGGGGATAAGGAGCATCTCTCTTCAGTGAGGACTATCTTGGTTTGGGCCTTGGCCTGGTTCGCTGCCGTTGTCTCTGGTGATGAATCGACGACGTCCTGGGGGGCCACGCCGGGGGCCACGCTGGCAGCCCTGTCTGTCCACTCTGTATGAAgcccctcttcctttctctgctGTCACTCTCCGGCGTCTTCTTGGGTCAGCCAGCGCCACTTTCGTCTGAGGGGACCAGGAGTGACGCCGTCTGTCAGAAGACGATGCAtgtaggatggatggagggagggagagagcacatCACCAGACCAAGCACCCGCAGGGCTACAGCCAGACACTATCACTCTATCATGATGAAACAGGGCTTCAGACAGACACTATCACTCTATCATGATAAAAATAAGATTAATGACACGCTTGCCCTTTCGTCACAACAACCAATATCTGTGTTGTTAGTCACATCAACAGGGGAGCTCATCTGCTCCCTGTTGGTGTGACTATCTGGGACTGTCTTGTTTGGGAGGCATCAGTATATATTTGACACCTGGCTGTGATATTGAACAGCACACGACTGTTTCATGAGTGAAGAGGGCTGCACTATATTGTTAAATGAACaacttgttgttgtttttacacgATGAAAACATGTTTGTTTGTTGACTGGACATTTGTTTTTCCAATCTATTTATATTGTGTGGCTGTAAGTTTGGGTTCACTCGAGGTGTCTGTCACTTGGTCCTGATGCGCTAAATGTGAGTATGCGTGTGTGAGAGACAGCGagaaagtgtttgtgtgtgtctatcttTGCCTCTGTGTACGTCCGTTAGGCGAGAGAGAAAGGACATGTCCATAGAATGGGTACACCAGAAATATTACCCAGGATTCCCCGCCCTTAGTTAGAAATGGCTTCACTCTTTTCCTGCTTTTTACAACGGTCAGAAGAACAAACAGGCATTACTGTAAGAATAAAGTACATCATGTATATTT is a genomic window of Oncorhynchus keta strain PuntledgeMale-10-30-2019 chromosome 19, Oket_V2, whole genome shotgun sequence containing:
- the LOC127909502 gene encoding sushi domain-containing protein 6-like, whose amino-acid sequence is MSDGMVSCETRALASSPVHRLATSVLLLLLALLPHGHASGCPRPVAVVHGELVNQTEANRGSFPPGTLLSYGCEPGYAPDGPASITCTTAGTWTRLPLRCISTNVCPPPTEPENGGYRCHPSPCHRLTQKTVIEYFCDEGYALKGDLKFLTCQNGEWDVPMQITCRLSPDKEPRSPLAMPTLSIVASTASSVALLLLLVVLFVLLQPKLKSFHHSRREQGVSGQPASIVVEGVQVALPSYEEAVYGSGASLPPPQESRVQIVLSEGPQGAEGGAEGPGPSSRSQSHHHRDRARDTELCLPSSSSSFPSSCRHAETVLVHQASSSSSWVTAHGGGALARRRDSENSDQHSLLSVTSVDDFSDDIPLLKET